In one Pseudomonas marginalis genomic region, the following are encoded:
- a CDS encoding chromosome segregation protein SMC, with protein sequence MNTIQELKDRRDQLTLEVESIQGDLAPFEEALESPEVIQQGRQRAVQDEINDHKRRIDSRNLEISTLNQKIDRLETLANRESLAAGYLSDMANWKADEMELNEKRTSIETRLQQVRQSAHEDMAKARQAETDAATAYAQAVAWGDVEGEKAANAEAQKAAKNLMAAVEHHRRQQLLITALEQELVTIDQHITEAQKEHAKIEKGAAHLANTVLEEKWNEAAKALLETGGKLWAARDLINRDPVALMKLDIPEQGERFGSWTWHELADRSRQHSLLDLLAA encoded by the coding sequence ATGAACACTATCCAAGAACTGAAAGACCGCCGCGACCAACTGACCCTCGAAGTGGAGAGCATTCAGGGTGACCTGGCTCCCTTCGAAGAGGCGCTGGAAAGCCCGGAGGTCATCCAGCAGGGCCGTCAACGAGCCGTGCAGGATGAAATCAACGATCACAAAAGACGCATCGACTCGCGAAATCTGGAGATCAGCACACTGAACCAGAAGATTGATCGCCTTGAGACATTGGCAAACCGTGAGAGCTTGGCTGCAGGCTATCTCAGCGATATGGCGAACTGGAAAGCCGACGAGATGGAACTCAACGAGAAGCGCACCAGCATCGAGACCCGGTTACAGCAGGTCCGCCAGAGCGCTCATGAAGACATGGCAAAGGCTCGACAAGCAGAAACGGACGCAGCTACCGCTTATGCCCAGGCCGTGGCCTGGGGTGATGTGGAGGGCGAGAAAGCCGCTAATGCAGAAGCTCAAAAGGCAGCAAAAAACCTCATGGCTGCGGTTGAGCATCATCGCCGTCAACAACTGCTCATCACCGCCCTGGAGCAGGAACTGGTGACGATTGATCAGCACATTACGGAGGCACAAAAAGAACATGCCAAGATTGAAAAAGGAGCAGCACATCTGGCAAACACGGTACTAGAAGAAAAGTGGAATGAGGCCGCGAAAGCGCTGCTGGAAACAGGCGGTAAGTTGTGGGCCGCACGCGACCTGATCAATCGAGACCCGGTTGCATTGATGAAGCTGGATATCCCTGAACAGGGCGAGCGCTTTGGAAGCTGGACCTGGCACGAACTCGCAGATCGCTCGCGCCAACACAGCCTGCTTGACCTATTAGCCGCCTAA
- a CDS encoding DUF3077 domain-containing protein: MTHSSTRGRSEFSSANGNGQNLFRVNAGIPLEDALEAVSQILHHANQLILDAAISDAGERFSWPAFYLGEMAKALIDDVNEALLESRTTP, from the coding sequence GTGACCCACTCCAGCACGCGTGGACGCTCCGAGTTCTCCTCTGCCAACGGTAACGGCCAAAACCTGTTTCGGGTGAATGCCGGTATCCCGCTGGAAGACGCACTTGAAGCTGTCTCCCAAATTCTGCACCACGCCAATCAACTGATCCTCGACGCCGCCATCAGCGATGCGGGCGAGCGTTTTAGTTGGCCCGCGTTCTACCTCGGAGAGATGGCTAAGGCGCTGATCGACGACGTGAACGAGGCGTTGCTTGAGTCGAGGACCACACCATGA
- a CDS encoding SIR2 family protein has translation MIATSSILNGIRDSISKGELVVVVGTGCSISLTNNGYRSLSWTGLVESGFSFAGQKGKVTSEQIGFWSNQLSSSDLDDILCAAEFVGRKLGAPNGDLYARWLNESFEGVKPENKEMLEALKHITSLGIPICTLNYDSLLEAATGLPSIVLNDARKASAWIRGEEKGILHLHGHWQKPDTCVLGVRDYAKTIDDSTRDLFQRHLSAFKRLLFIGCGDTFADPNFSTLIGWLRGTMGGATLQHYALVGEGQVSARHSDPTWQGFVDPLSYGTSYTDLPKFIQGNLYLDPALKAPRGAALSKATRKDKNSKLLDNYREFLIRDCGQMTIEGVRADMDTAQRRFDLERLFVPLDLLPCPPDISVDDPDRLKKLTIWKRKNKDAQAFGKIFAKTKGLALLALPGGGKSLLLKRLAVAYCSPERRLNSDDSLPDLDLMPVLIRCREWREHITLPIATLLKSLPDITGQPNLEGVNVALSSLFKQGKVLLLVDGLDEIHDDADRTVFVENLRNFLDQFPKTKLVVTSREAGFNLVAPYLANFCEQWRVASLSTSAIHLLCSHWHKLMVGSAPEAVQEADALGKLLTTNVALKRLAENPLLLTMLLVVKHGAGRLPPDRVSLYSRAVEVLLDTWNIKGHDALNTKEAIPQLSYIAYELMQAGQQTATERELLNLLEKARKDVPQISRYAKDTPYEFLKRVELRSSLLLEAGHQVEGGRAVPFYQFRHLTFQEYLAALAIIEGNYSAYDIKASIVKPLNNKLGSDEWKEVVPMAAVLAGKQGELIIKALVKKGLALKKKNDEGKAFEGQQEWLSHPFVLPGVIARLVQSLIEEAQAEPRTLSEALKLVAYFARGGQSNIDWKTLCRGPYASELISQAWMLYEPMSLPENTWIRNSYACFSAYRKTTSYWISDTGQEEILGLLEDVAHENICLGLMTCVGILWNGKSNEGDFSIVNTILFRKIESLLFSECRAIAHVALWVWSLDRHKNGAVQVPSIDILNLLLAGFLCRKNEDESDLSAFALDTCFGLRRDYWQPLLSDDQIATFNTVPKIKSNERLVKISSAVVVIAFHVKGIMPDSEISAQIALLRERHKRLGVDRNLDALDRSLSQIQPYGVDYLAKIAAGNESDDEENEGLSAELYIDESDSSEHVVDVD, from the coding sequence ATGATAGCAACAAGCTCGATCCTAAATGGCATAAGGGATTCCATAAGCAAAGGCGAGCTTGTAGTCGTCGTGGGTACAGGCTGTAGCATATCCCTAACTAATAATGGGTACAGGTCTTTATCATGGACCGGATTAGTCGAAAGTGGATTTTCATTTGCTGGCCAAAAAGGGAAAGTTACTTCAGAGCAGATAGGCTTTTGGAGCAATCAACTGAGCTCATCAGATCTAGATGATATTTTATGCGCTGCAGAGTTTGTAGGGAGAAAGTTGGGCGCTCCAAACGGAGATCTTTATGCGCGCTGGCTTAATGAGTCATTTGAAGGAGTGAAGCCTGAAAATAAGGAAATGCTAGAAGCTCTTAAACATATCACGAGTTTGGGGATTCCAATTTGCACATTAAACTACGATTCATTATTAGAGGCTGCAACTGGGCTTCCCTCGATTGTTTTAAATGATGCGCGCAAGGCGTCGGCATGGATTCGTGGAGAAGAGAAGGGGATACTGCACTTGCATGGTCATTGGCAAAAGCCCGATACATGTGTATTAGGTGTTCGGGATTATGCAAAAACAATTGATGATAGTACTCGTGATTTGTTTCAACGGCATTTGAGCGCGTTCAAACGTTTGTTGTTCATAGGTTGCGGAGACACATTTGCTGATCCAAATTTTTCTACTCTCATAGGTTGGCTAAGAGGTACTATGGGTGGGGCAACCCTACAGCATTATGCATTGGTTGGAGAGGGGCAAGTATCTGCTCGACACTCAGACCCCACTTGGCAAGGTTTTGTCGATCCTTTGAGTTATGGTACATCTTATACAGACCTTCCCAAGTTTATCCAGGGCAATTTATATCTGGATCCCGCTTTAAAAGCTCCAAGGGGAGCTGCGCTGTCGAAAGCAACTCGCAAAGATAAAAACTCGAAGCTCCTAGATAATTACAGAGAGTTTTTAATTAGAGATTGCGGGCAAATGACCATTGAAGGAGTTCGCGCCGACATGGACACTGCGCAGCGCCGGTTCGATTTGGAGCGTTTGTTTGTACCTTTAGATTTGCTGCCTTGTCCCCCCGACATATCAGTCGACGATCCAGATCGACTTAAAAAGTTGACCATTTGGAAGCGAAAAAATAAAGATGCTCAAGCATTCGGGAAAATTTTTGCTAAAACGAAAGGACTAGCTCTTTTAGCCCTGCCAGGTGGTGGCAAGAGCTTGTTGCTAAAAAGGTTAGCAGTTGCGTATTGTAGTCCGGAACGCCGTTTAAATAGCGATGATAGTTTGCCAGACCTCGATCTGATGCCTGTATTGATTCGCTGTCGCGAGTGGCGTGAACATATAACTCTACCAATTGCAACGCTTCTCAAGAGTTTGCCGGATATTACCGGCCAGCCTAATTTGGAGGGGGTTAATGTCGCATTGTCTTCGCTCTTCAAACAAGGAAAGGTTTTACTACTTGTCGATGGTCTTGATGAAATTCATGATGACGCAGATCGCACGGTTTTTGTAGAAAATCTAAGAAACTTCCTCGACCAGTTCCCGAAGACAAAACTTGTGGTAACAAGTCGCGAAGCAGGCTTCAACCTCGTAGCACCTTATCTCGCAAATTTTTGTGAACAATGGAGGGTCGCATCCCTAAGTACGTCTGCGATTCATTTGCTTTGCAGTCATTGGCATAAGCTGATGGTCGGCAGTGCTCCTGAAGCAGTACAAGAGGCAGACGCTCTTGGTAAGTTGCTGACAACAAATGTTGCTTTAAAACGCCTTGCTGAAAACCCTCTTTTGCTCACTATGCTACTTGTCGTGAAACATGGCGCAGGCCGTTTGCCGCCTGATAGAGTTAGTCTCTACAGTAGAGCGGTTGAGGTCCTGCTTGATACGTGGAATATAAAAGGACATGATGCGCTCAATACCAAAGAAGCGATTCCTCAGCTGTCTTACATAGCATATGAACTAATGCAGGCGGGGCAACAAACGGCTACTGAAAGAGAACTGCTGAATCTTCTTGAGAAAGCTCGGAAAGATGTTCCTCAGATATCGCGCTACGCGAAAGACACCCCGTATGAGTTTCTGAAGCGAGTTGAGCTAAGGTCAAGTCTGCTTCTTGAGGCAGGACATCAAGTAGAGGGAGGAAGAGCAGTTCCGTTTTATCAGTTTCGGCATTTGACATTTCAAGAATATCTTGCCGCCCTTGCAATTATTGAAGGGAACTATTCGGCTTATGATATTAAAGCCTCCATTGTTAAGCCGCTGAACAATAAGCTCGGCTCTGATGAATGGAAAGAAGTCGTTCCAATGGCTGCCGTTTTAGCTGGAAAGCAAGGTGAACTAATTATAAAAGCTTTAGTAAAAAAAGGATTGGCATTAAAGAAGAAGAATGATGAGGGAAAAGCCTTCGAGGGACAACAGGAATGGCTATCCCATCCATTCGTTTTGCCTGGTGTAATTGCGCGACTAGTACAAAGTCTCATTGAGGAGGCTCAGGCGGAGCCAAGAACTCTTTCTGAAGCTCTCAAGCTGGTAGCATATTTCGCCCGAGGCGGGCAATCAAATATTGACTGGAAGACGCTATGTCGAGGCCCCTATGCAAGTGAGCTTATTAGTCAAGCATGGATGCTTTATGAGCCTATGAGCTTGCCGGAGAATACGTGGATAAGAAACAGTTATGCCTGCTTTTCCGCTTACAGAAAAACAACAAGCTATTGGATTAGCGATACGGGTCAAGAGGAAATATTGGGTTTGCTCGAGGATGTTGCACACGAAAATATCTGTCTAGGTTTGATGACTTGCGTCGGTATTTTATGGAATGGAAAATCTAACGAAGGTGATTTTTCCATAGTTAATACAATTTTATTCCGAAAAATAGAGTCCTTATTGTTTTCGGAATGTCGCGCAATCGCTCATGTCGCCCTCTGGGTATGGAGTTTGGATCGCCATAAAAATGGAGCGGTTCAAGTACCGTCGATTGATATTTTAAATCTCCTTCTAGCTGGATTTTTATGTCGAAAAAATGAAGATGAAAGTGATCTTTCTGCATTTGCCCTAGATACTTGCTTTGGTCTGCGGAGAGATTATTGGCAACCGCTGCTCTCTGATGATCAAATAGCAACGTTCAATACGGTTCCAAAAATCAAGTCAAACGAGCGACTTGTAAAAATTTCCAGTGCAGTAGTTGTTATAGCGTTTCACGTCAAGGGTATTATGCCAGATAGTGAAATTTCTGCTCAGATTGCACTTCTCCGCGAGCGGCATAAGCGGCTCGGCGTGGATAGAAATCTTGATGCACTAGATAGATCGTTATCTCAAATCCAGCCATATGGAGTTGATTATCTTGCGAAAATAGCTGCAGGGAACGAATCAGATGATGAGGAAAACGAAGGGTTGTCGGCTGAATTGTACATAGATGAGTCAGATAGCTCAGAGCATGTTGTTGATGTCGATTAA
- a CDS encoding CPCC family cysteine-rich protein: MRDLPCPCCGFVTLECEYGSYDICPLCGWEDDAVQLANPTSEGGANSISLADAQMSLLNEYPITVRLAGGFRRGLGWRPLDANDLEAANVLKTVKHWHTIAVRFESEAYWLVNGTNDVKV; encoded by the coding sequence ATGCGTGATCTACCATGCCCTTGCTGCGGTTTCGTAACCTTGGAATGCGAGTACGGCTCGTACGATATCTGCCCCCTTTGTGGCTGGGAAGATGACGCCGTCCAGTTAGCCAATCCAACGTCAGAGGGAGGCGCAAATTCCATTTCCCTCGCTGACGCTCAGATGAGCCTCTTAAACGAATACCCAATAACTGTTCGGCTTGCGGGGGGATTTCGACGAGGGCTCGGATGGCGACCGTTAGACGCCAATGATCTTGAGGCTGCTAACGTACTTAAGACCGTCAAGCACTGGCACACCATCGCCGTTCGCTTTGAGTCAGAAGCCTATTGGTTAGTGAATGGAACGAACGACGTTAAGGTCTGA
- a CDS encoding ankyrin repeat domain-containing protein: MSELSFRNDLSNLMRDCDLQQLLDFIGHDYDFEADPHSVLDKAAYYGREEILLHALDHGGNPNGTGELSTPLASVCGRGDLKLAKLLLKRGAEVDLKDKFGRTAMISAVYNGTIAAAKLLADAGASLDGAMEAAVDKLRIAFVKFLIEVGAPIDQVDRYGLTPLLHACSAGKKKGSEIAMLLLQAGADATYVREEDGMSAIKLGYSGYGECSAQVFAELRARGAPEPEWGSQIVQLR; encoded by the coding sequence ATGAGCGAATTGAGTTTTAGAAACGATCTCAGCAACCTCATGCGTGATTGTGACCTGCAGCAGCTTCTGGATTTCATTGGGCATGACTATGACTTTGAAGCTGATCCCCACAGCGTGCTCGACAAAGCCGCCTATTACGGCAGGGAGGAAATACTCCTGCATGCGCTCGACCATGGAGGAAACCCCAATGGTACGGGTGAACTCTCAACGCCGTTGGCGTCGGTCTGCGGAAGGGGCGACTTAAAGCTTGCGAAGTTGCTGCTCAAACGCGGAGCAGAGGTCGACCTGAAAGATAAGTTCGGCCGTACAGCAATGATATCGGCGGTGTACAACGGGACGATTGCTGCAGCCAAGTTGCTAGCGGATGCAGGCGCAAGTCTGGACGGCGCTATGGAGGCGGCAGTGGACAAGCTTCGTATTGCCTTCGTGAAATTTCTTATCGAGGTCGGCGCACCCATTGACCAGGTCGATCGCTACGGGCTGACGCCCTTGCTCCACGCGTGCAGTGCCGGAAAGAAAAAGGGAAGTGAGATCGCTATGTTGCTTCTGCAAGCAGGAGCGGACGCTACCTACGTTCGGGAGGAAGATGGTATGTCTGCTATCAAACTCGGCTATTCGGGTTACGGTGAGTGTTCTGCGCAAGTCTTCGCTGAATTGAGGGCACGAGGGGCTCCAGAGCCTGAGTGGGGTTCTCAAATTGTGCAGTTGAGGTGA
- a CDS encoding helix-turn-helix transcriptional regulator — MTTVLKAIPSHDPSMTLIRMPEVISIVGLARPTIYKLMRQPESGFPLPVKLSNSNARSAPVAWVLGEVQAWTRARIAARDQVAA, encoded by the coding sequence ATGACTACCGTTTTAAAAGCAATTCCCTCGCATGACCCCTCCATGACCCTCATCCGGATGCCCGAGGTCATTTCAATCGTAGGACTCGCACGCCCGACTATCTACAAGCTGATGCGCCAACCTGAAAGCGGATTCCCGTTGCCGGTAAAGCTGAGTAACAGCAATGCCAGAAGCGCTCCGGTTGCGTGGGTATTGGGGGAAGTTCAGGCATGGACGCGGGCACGCATCGCTGCCCGCGATCAGGTGGCGGCATGA
- a CDS encoding abortive infection family protein translates to MALIDDVEGLQSIYINRATGNGNDDDERDYPLYRQSVLDDPRVASLVPAWVRRYRNLDQFWGFIQPKFPSYAERRKFIWDDFRALVDFAESGAEHPSDIAVSEALDRIDAEHVRIAWTKALERRSTDPEGAITMARTLLESVCKHILDEAGTSDHESTPDLNKLYKQTATLLNLTKAQHEEVVFKQILGGCTAVIEGLGALRNRLSDAHGKGKGGVKAAPRHAELAVNLAGSTALFLLATWEAKNGD, encoded by the coding sequence ATGGCTCTCATTGATGACGTTGAAGGCTTGCAATCGATCTACATCAATCGTGCAACGGGGAATGGAAACGACGATGATGAGCGGGATTACCCTCTTTACCGTCAGAGCGTGCTTGATGACCCTCGTGTGGCCTCGCTGGTACCCGCGTGGGTGCGTCGTTACAGGAACTTGGATCAGTTTTGGGGGTTCATCCAGCCGAAATTCCCAAGCTACGCAGAGCGCAGGAAGTTCATCTGGGATGATTTTAGGGCGCTCGTCGATTTCGCTGAATCGGGTGCGGAGCACCCTTCGGATATCGCTGTCTCGGAGGCGCTGGACCGCATTGACGCTGAGCACGTTCGGATCGCTTGGACAAAAGCGCTTGAAAGGCGCTCAACTGACCCCGAGGGAGCTATCACCATGGCTCGTACGCTCCTAGAATCGGTATGCAAACACATTCTTGACGAAGCCGGAACGAGCGACCATGAGTCGACTCCTGATCTGAACAAGCTCTACAAACAAACAGCCACGCTTTTAAATCTGACGAAGGCACAGCATGAAGAGGTCGTGTTCAAGCAAATCCTTGGAGGGTGTACAGCAGTTATAGAAGGCTTAGGAGCGCTTCGGAATCGTCTAAGCGATGCTCACGGAAAAGGAAAAGGCGGGGTGAAGGCTGCTCCACGGCATGCAGAACTAGCAGTGAATCTGGCGGGCTCAACTGCGCTTTTCCTGCTTGCCACATGGGAGGCGAAGAACGGGGATTGA
- a CDS encoding DUF927 domain-containing protein, whose translation MTQRTGNTSKRPTFADVKNAALKNIDRVLTHWLPNGKRVDAGKEYTAPNPTRTDKRAGSLKVNLSKGTWADFATGDKGGDLIDLVRYIDGGTDVEACKKLADLLSVSAGSATAKSAPAKSATPEWIAIQPIPAEAMNKCPTKHRQHGVPSKVWIYRNAQGQPVMALYRFDLCPDEDGKPRKVFAPLTWCKRSNGQTTQWRWQGLPEPRPLLRLDEMAQRADAPLVLCEGEKAADAAAKLMPDYVATCWPNGSNSWHKADLTPLKGRTVVLWPDNDASGKACMDSIELKLIELGAASVQRISLDVFKLKPSSKGGKPTLIKGGKWAEGDDAADALAKGWTADHVAELVRRGEFFGSAADPTEPQEQKAKAPAKRPAKSKNDLLPGGFRLTPDGVFYSADDGEARPVCSPLEIIARTRDDKGHNWGLLVEFDDPDGAKKRWNIPARTMTGDFGKDVLGPLVDMGLRLAGSRSGRNARNDLQSYLGGFDSAQRARLVTRLGWHDKAFLLPEQQIGSHAEHLHFYEAGAQLPPISDAGSLEQWQQQIGALCVGNHRLAFVVSVAFAGPLLNLLGHESGGFHLYGDSSGGKTTHLQVAASVYGGPRLVRSWRSTDNALESIAAAHSDGLLVLDEIGMCDPRIIGETVYMLGNGTGKARANDRGQAGRQVQEWRLLFLSTGEKTLAQHMADANKELKAGMEVRMLAVPADASKGLGMFDVLNGFEDAAALSDALKARVAKYYGTPLTAFLNALCAPGEMLRWSVIIRRTVEQFITQNLPASASGQAQRAALRFGLAAAAGELATAFGVTGWPDGTATTAARVCLHAWLAERGGAGNFEGDAILARLRQVIERFGESRFTRWESAAAKIDEHGPRTIDRLGFRKTMEHGMGDALHTTNTYYVLPEAWRAEIFKGMNISAVNKELLQRGVLEPGSDGKAYSLIRLPGLGPQRCYVVKTVSGTDEGEAKVA comes from the coding sequence ATGACTCAGCGCACTGGCAACACTTCAAAACGTCCCACCTTTGCCGACGTAAAAAATGCCGCCCTGAAGAACATCGACCGCGTCCTTACTCACTGGCTGCCGAACGGCAAACGCGTCGACGCCGGAAAGGAATACACCGCACCGAACCCTACACGCACAGACAAACGCGCAGGCTCACTCAAGGTCAATTTGAGCAAAGGCACCTGGGCGGATTTTGCCACCGGCGATAAGGGCGGCGACCTGATCGACCTGGTGCGCTACATCGACGGCGGCACGGACGTTGAGGCCTGCAAAAAACTAGCGGATCTGCTCAGTGTTTCCGCTGGTTCCGCGACCGCCAAAAGCGCACCGGCCAAGAGCGCAACGCCGGAGTGGATCGCAATTCAGCCGATCCCGGCCGAGGCCATGAACAAGTGCCCAACCAAACACCGACAGCATGGTGTCCCGTCCAAGGTGTGGATCTATCGGAATGCTCAGGGCCAGCCGGTCATGGCGCTATATCGCTTCGACCTGTGCCCCGATGAAGACGGCAAGCCGCGAAAGGTCTTTGCGCCGTTGACCTGGTGCAAGCGTTCCAATGGGCAAACCACGCAATGGCGCTGGCAAGGGTTGCCGGAGCCTCGGCCACTGCTGCGCCTGGATGAGATGGCACAGCGTGCCGATGCGCCTTTGGTGTTGTGTGAAGGCGAAAAGGCCGCCGACGCTGCCGCTAAATTGATGCCCGACTACGTCGCTACCTGCTGGCCGAACGGCTCCAACTCTTGGCACAAGGCCGACTTAACGCCGCTCAAAGGTCGCACGGTGGTGCTGTGGCCGGATAACGATGCCAGCGGCAAAGCGTGCATGGACTCCATAGAGCTCAAGCTGATTGAGCTAGGCGCCGCTTCAGTGCAACGAATCTCGCTCGACGTGTTCAAGCTCAAGCCAAGCAGCAAAGGCGGCAAACCGACGCTCATCAAGGGTGGAAAATGGGCGGAAGGCGATGATGCAGCGGATGCATTAGCCAAAGGCTGGACCGCAGACCACGTCGCCGAGCTGGTGCGCCGCGGTGAGTTTTTCGGCAGTGCCGCTGATCCAACTGAACCTCAAGAACAGAAGGCTAAGGCGCCCGCCAAACGCCCTGCGAAATCGAAGAATGACCTTTTGCCGGGCGGCTTTCGCCTGACGCCTGACGGAGTTTTTTATTCCGCCGATGATGGTGAGGCGCGCCCAGTGTGTTCGCCTCTGGAAATCATCGCTCGCACTCGCGACGACAAGGGTCACAACTGGGGCTTGCTGGTCGAATTTGACGACCCAGATGGCGCCAAAAAACGCTGGAACATTCCGGCACGAACCATGACCGGCGACTTCGGCAAAGACGTACTCGGCCCCTTGGTAGACATGGGTCTGCGCCTTGCAGGAAGTCGATCAGGGCGCAACGCACGCAATGACCTGCAGAGTTACCTCGGCGGCTTCGATAGCGCCCAGCGCGCACGTTTGGTGACGCGCTTGGGTTGGCACGACAAGGCATTCCTTCTGCCCGAACAACAGATCGGCTCGCACGCCGAGCATTTGCATTTTTATGAGGCCGGTGCCCAGCTGCCACCGATCAGCGATGCGGGCTCTCTGGAGCAGTGGCAGCAGCAAATCGGCGCGCTGTGCGTCGGCAATCACCGCTTGGCGTTTGTCGTCTCTGTGGCCTTCGCAGGGCCTCTGTTGAACCTGCTGGGACATGAGTCGGGCGGCTTCCACCTCTACGGCGACAGCTCTGGAGGCAAGACCACACACTTGCAAGTCGCCGCCTCAGTCTATGGCGGGCCGCGCCTGGTACGTTCATGGCGCTCCACGGATAACGCCCTCGAGTCCATCGCCGCCGCACACTCAGACGGCCTCCTGGTACTGGATGAAATTGGCATGTGTGACCCGCGCATTATTGGCGAGACGGTGTACATGCTCGGCAACGGTACCGGTAAGGCTCGGGCGAATGATCGAGGACAAGCGGGCCGACAGGTGCAGGAGTGGCGCTTGCTTTTTCTCTCGACCGGCGAGAAGACGTTGGCGCAGCACATGGCGGATGCCAACAAGGAGCTAAAAGCCGGTATGGAGGTGCGCATGCTGGCCGTGCCTGCGGATGCCAGCAAAGGGCTCGGCATGTTTGATGTGCTGAACGGTTTTGAGGACGCAGCCGCCCTTTCCGACGCGCTCAAGGCCCGTGTAGCGAAATACTACGGTACACCCCTCACCGCCTTCCTGAACGCACTGTGCGCGCCAGGAGAAATGCTGAGGTGGTCGGTGATCATTCGCCGCACGGTGGAGCAGTTCATCACCCAAAACCTACCCGCCTCGGCCAGTGGTCAGGCGCAGCGTGCCGCCCTTCGCTTCGGCCTCGCCGCCGCCGCCGGAGAGTTGGCTACCGCCTTTGGTGTTACCGGCTGGCCGGATGGCACAGCCACGACCGCCGCTCGGGTGTGTCTGCATGCGTGGCTGGCCGAACGTGGCGGCGCCGGTAACTTCGAGGGTGATGCGATTTTGGCGCGGCTGCGCCAGGTCATCGAGCGCTTTGGAGAAAGCCGCTTTACCCGCTGGGAATCTGCCGCCGCCAAGATCGATGAACACGGCCCACGCACGATTGATCGGCTGGGTTTTCGCAAGACGATGGAACACGGCATGGGCGATGCCCTGCACACCACCAACACCTACTACGTGCTGCCTGAAGCCTGGAGGGCTGAAATCTTCAAGGGCATGAACATCAGTGCGGTGAACAAAGAGCTGCTGCAACGCGGCGTGCTTGAGCCGGGTAGTGACGGCAAGGCCTACAGCTTGATTCGCCTGCCCGGGTTAGGGCCTCAGCGCTGCTACGTGGTGAAGACGGTTTCAGGAACGGATGAAGGCGAGGCCAAGGTCGCCTGA
- a CDS encoding barstar family protein, which yields MSRIEPKVARIRCQQLTSPRETAIHVFSNSTEVDLTMVRVDANLITDWHTFHSVFAEKFGFPGFYGRNMDAWVDCLSYLDDPSAEMSSVHVQSGQTLSLVIDNAQSFKHRCPEQFEALVECAAFVNWRVIVSGGSPILALAFNV from the coding sequence TTGTCGCGGATCGAGCCCAAGGTTGCGCGAATACGCTGTCAGCAATTGACTTCACCTCGCGAGACCGCCATACATGTTTTTTCCAATTCGACAGAGGTTGATCTGACAATGGTGCGAGTGGATGCAAACCTGATAACTGACTGGCACACATTCCACAGCGTATTCGCAGAAAAATTCGGTTTCCCTGGTTTCTACGGCCGCAATATGGACGCTTGGGTTGACTGCCTTTCATACCTCGATGACCCCAGCGCAGAAATGTCGTCTGTCCACGTTCAGAGCGGACAAACACTCTCATTGGTCATCGACAATGCCCAGAGTTTTAAGCATCGCTGTCCTGAACAATTTGAAGCTCTGGTGGAATGCGCTGCTTTTGTGAACTGGCGAGTCATCGTTTCGGGCGGCAGCCCGATCCTGGCACTTGCTTTCAATGTCTAA